The Deltaproteobacteria bacterium genome includes a window with the following:
- a CDS encoding tetratricopeptide repeat protein, whose protein sequence is MELSNKKLKFIKRNAGSMTPKDIARALDLSEKEVVKALRSLEIAVASGGQSPTDNRMAYLSLAFGVFMALTPFIIGTDIYDFANLPQGAWIQCGLILFLGVMAALGLSSGKFFLRLTPFFWPFLLFVSWALISVSWSPNKFDAIQTWYAWAASGAALVLTASVLKDNERHPYLFLVFFFVSGVLVCLLGVLQYLRIADVFFGLDRVPQVVIPAATFANKNMAAHYAVLTIPLGFGIFLRDRRPVVFWPVAVALAFMNVFLIYTKTRAAWIAVFIEAVFLACYLLPPLVTRIMANGVKGSVNPMKAVAAVASFLVFAVMINVSQYGFDWQMDDISHRVGITVGEALKKFGTEKAPEPAAPAVTADPLAAASGAAPAPTATPMRSNLDPSQELRWAIYKNTIPMILDHFWFGVGLANHKIVYPLYIRKSSVDKIFSEDQQLNNVHNDFLQAFAELGIVGVIFLLWFGFAVVGVFRRLMKATQVTHDDRVMILSAFAALIGICVNAQFCFPFQRAVPVFVFMAYLGILSAWLERLPHEEAEAAPAQKFGKAAAFFGRLTSPRTISLSREAAIAACVVLFPAFIFWSWQNARWIKADEAYLKVTGAEQAGDWEGLLHWADVALKYHPQRVRIYSYKGRAYIETSRFEEGIESLKRVIAENPNHMNALLNIGVAYGSLGRYNEALEVYNRVLAIKPDYDKAYNNIGNVLMRQGKHAEALKSFQLAAVYNPDSPLIHFNVAKMAEQTNNFRLARASLEKALALKPDWAVAHKELGLILAKYLNEPQKGAWHIQKAIQLDPNMVPQNAARGIPGAMAAPIRPSGPPAPSQFPQGAPQPIR, encoded by the coding sequence GTGGAACTTTCAAACAAAAAACTGAAATTCATCAAGCGTAACGCGGGGTCCATGACCCCCAAGGACATTGCCAGGGCGCTGGATTTGAGCGAGAAGGAAGTAGTAAAGGCTTTAAGAAGCCTTGAAATTGCGGTCGCTTCCGGCGGCCAAAGCCCAACCGACAACCGTATGGCTTATCTTTCCCTGGCCTTCGGCGTTTTCATGGCCCTGACCCCCTTCATAATCGGCACGGATATCTATGATTTCGCAAATCTGCCGCAAGGGGCATGGATACAGTGCGGGCTGATTCTTTTTTTGGGAGTCATGGCGGCCCTGGGCCTTTCCTCGGGCAAATTTTTCTTAAGGCTCACACCTTTTTTCTGGCCCTTCCTGCTTTTTGTGTCATGGGCGCTGATCTCGGTTTCCTGGTCCCCCAACAAGTTCGACGCGATTCAGACCTGGTACGCATGGGCTGCTTCCGGTGCGGCCCTGGTGCTCACCGCGTCCGTCTTAAAGGACAATGAAAGGCATCCCTACCTTTTCCTGGTCTTTTTTTTCGTGTCCGGGGTGCTTGTATGCCTCCTGGGTGTTCTTCAGTATTTAAGGATCGCCGACGTTTTTTTCGGCCTTGATCGGGTACCCCAGGTGGTGATTCCCGCAGCAACCTTCGCCAACAAGAACATGGCGGCCCATTACGCGGTTCTCACTATTCCCCTTGGTTTTGGTATCTTCCTTCGGGACAGGCGTCCTGTGGTCTTCTGGCCGGTGGCCGTAGCCCTTGCCTTCATGAACGTCTTTTTGATCTACACCAAGACCCGCGCCGCCTGGATAGCCGTTTTCATCGAGGCGGTCTTCCTGGCCTGCTATCTTCTGCCGCCCCTGGTCACGAGGATCATGGCAAACGGCGTGAAGGGCTCGGTCAATCCCATGAAGGCAGTGGCCGCAGTGGCGTCCTTCCTGGTTTTCGCGGTCATGATAAACGTGTCCCAATACGGCTTTGACTGGCAGATGGACGACATCTCCCACCGGGTGGGAATAACCGTCGGAGAGGCTCTCAAAAAGTTCGGGACGGAAAAGGCCCCGGAGCCAGCCGCTCCAGCCGTAACGGCAGACCCCCTTGCCGCAGCCTCCGGCGCGGCCCCGGCTCCCACGGCCACCCCCATGCGCTCCAACCTGGACCCCTCCCAGGAGCTTCGGTGGGCCATATACAAAAACACCATCCCCATGATCCTGGATCACTTCTGGTTCGGAGTGGGGCTGGCAAACCATAAGATCGTCTATCCCCTCTACATAAGAAAAAGCAGCGTTGATAAGATTTTCTCCGAGGACCAGCAGCTTAACAACGTCCACAACGACTTTCTCCAGGCCTTCGCGGAACTCGGCATAGTGGGCGTGATATTCCTCCTGTGGTTCGGTTTTGCGGTGGTCGGGGTTTTCCGGCGTCTCATGAAAGCCACCCAGGTTACGCATGATGACCGGGTGATGATACTTTCCGCCTTCGCGGCCCTTATCGGAATATGCGTCAACGCCCAGTTCTGCTTTCCCTTTCAGAGGGCGGTTCCGGTTTTCGTTTTCATGGCCTACCTTGGAATTCTGTCCGCCTGGCTGGAAAGGTTGCCGCATGAGGAGGCGGAGGCCGCGCCCGCGCAAAAATTCGGGAAAGCCGCCGCCTTTTTTGGCCGCCTGACCTCGCCCCGCACGATATCCTTGTCGCGTGAAGCGGCCATTGCCGCATGTGTGGTGCTGTTTCCGGCCTTCATCTTCTGGAGTTGGCAGAACGCGCGCTGGATCAAGGCCGACGAGGCCTATCTCAAGGTGACCGGGGCCGAGCAGGCCGGGGACTGGGAGGGCCTTCTGCACTGGGCGGACGTGGCCCTGAAATACCATCCTCAGAGGGTCCGGATTTACTCCTACAAGGGGCGGGCCTACATCGAGACAAGCAGGTTCGAGGAGGGCATAGAATCCCTCAAAAGGGTGATCGCCGAAAACCCCAACCACATGAACGCGCTTTTGAACATCGGCGTGGCCTACGGAAGCCTTGGGCGCTACAACGAGGCCCTTGAGGTCTACAACCGCGTGCTCGCCATAAAGCCCGACTACGACAAGGCCTACAACAACATAGGAAACGTGCTCATGCGCCAGGGCAAGCACGCCGAGGCCCTGAAATCCTTCCAGCTCGCGGCTGTCTACAACCCGGACAGCCCCCTCATTCATTTCAACGTTGCCAAGATGGCCGAGCAGACCAATAATTTCCGCCTTGCCAGGGCTTCCCTCGAAAAGGCCCTGGCTTTAAAGCCCGACTGGGCCGTGGCCCACAAGGAGCTTGGGCTCATACTGGCCAAGTATCTGAACGAGCCGCAGAAAGGCGCGTGGCACATCCAGAAAGCCATTCAGCTCGATCCCAACATGGTTCCCCAAAACGCCGCCAGGGGAATTCCCGGAGCCATGGCCGCCCCCATCCGCCCCTCAGGGCCGCCCGCGCCCTCACAGTTTCCCCAGGGAGCGCCGCAACCGATACGATGA
- a CDS encoding PAS domain-containing protein, with amino-acid sequence MNFVENRFREKMAAELGGEGQLSSLPRPVIHLGPDGHIRAVNRAFLTESGYEPHEVVGNSILFFVHPDSQGQVADAFSKCLLGDDSFCTVDAIRKNGEIGRYNAVNTPVWDGDGQVKSIFVVSWAALMEEGRSLESNGACNLSLRGGRERRQAVNLNECIRQVAGISGGDEIVLSLSPRIPHTMADLGSAVRMAQALMGPSEGSQALMRLATRRSKGTIVVSAVYGGEGSIPAKASWISEIRKAAAEIPGSFHVQAAPDGGSEITIMIPVLLPEKFGDE; translated from the coding sequence ATGAACTTTGTTGAAAACCGGTTCAGGGAAAAGATGGCCGCCGAACTTGGCGGGGAAGGGCAGTTGTCGTCCCTGCCCCGGCCCGTGATCCATCTTGGGCCTGACGGACACATAAGGGCCGTCAACCGCGCCTTTCTGACCGAAAGCGGATACGAGCCGCACGAGGTTGTCGGAAACAGCATTCTTTTTTTCGTCCATCCCGACTCCCAGGGGCAGGTGGCGGACGCCTTTTCCAAATGCCTTTTGGGGGACGACTCCTTCTGCACCGTGGACGCGATCAGAAAAAACGGGGAAATCGGCCGTTACAACGCCGTCAATACGCCGGTCTGGGACGGCGACGGCCAGGTCAAGTCCATTTTCGTCGTTTCATGGGCCGCGCTGATGGAAGAGGGAAGGAGCCTTGAGTCAAACGGCGCGTGTAATCTGTCCTTGCGTGGCGGCAGGGAAAGAAGGCAGGCGGTGAACCTGAACGAGTGCATCAGGCAGGTTGCCGGGATATCCGGGGGCGACGAGATCGTTCTTTCGCTTTCGCCGCGCATTCCCCATACAATGGCCGACCTGGGCTCGGCGGTCAGGATGGCCCAGGCCCTCATGGGGCCCTCGGAAGGCAGCCAGGCCCTCATGCGCCTTGCAACCCGGCGAAGCAAGGGGACCATAGTGGTTTCGGCGGTTTACGGGGGGGAAGGCTCCATTCCGGCCAAGGCTTCGTGGATTTCGGAAATAAGAAAGGCTGCGGCGGAAATTCCCGGAAGCTTCCATGTACAGGCTGCCCCGGACGGCGGCTCTGAAATCACCATCATGATTCCGGTCCTTTTGCCTGAAAAATTCGGGGATGAATAA
- a CDS encoding winged helix-turn-helix transcriptional regulator, whose amino-acid sequence MNFEDLRTLKILEELEGPHAPSQRDVARSLDISLGLVNAFVKRLVQKGYFKVTTIPRNRVKYILTPKGMAEKTRLTCEYIQYSIQFYKRARERFSALFSELAAQGVKSVAFYGANELSEIASVSLVESKLSLVAVADPEKAGKHFLGLVVADPAFLLSTRFDRIIVTDPGAGAQASATLEAVGVPVEKILVVDPV is encoded by the coding sequence ATGAATTTTGAAGATTTGCGCACGCTGAAAATTCTTGAGGAACTGGAAGGCCCCCACGCGCCAAGCCAGAGGGACGTAGCCAGAAGCCTGGACATCTCCCTGGGTCTCGTGAACGCGTTCGTCAAACGGCTTGTTCAGAAGGGATATTTCAAGGTCACAACCATCCCCCGAAACCGCGTGAAATATATTTTAACCCCCAAAGGCATGGCCGAGAAAACCCGGCTCACATGCGAATACATCCAGTATTCAATCCAGTTCTACAAAAGGGCCAGGGAGCGCTTTTCGGCGCTTTTCTCGGAGCTTGCCGCCCAAGGCGTAAAAAGCGTGGCGTTCTACGGGGCGAACGAGCTTTCCGAGATAGCCTCGGTATCCCTTGTCGAATCCAAACTCTCCCTGGTGGCTGTGGCGGACCCCGAAAAGGCGGGAAAGCATTTTCTGGGCCTTGTCGTGGCCGATCCGGCGTTCCTTTTAAGCACGCGCTTTGACCGGATAATCGTTACGGACCCCGGAGCCGGTGCGCAGGCATCGGCAACGCTTGAGGCTGTGGGCGTTCCGGTCGAAAAAATACTCGTGGTTGATCCTGTCTGA
- a CDS encoding Gfo/Idh/MocA family oxidoreductase — MATPGVAVIGAGYWGKNLVRNFAALGALKVVCEKNEALSKGFSEKYPDVSICLAVNEALSRPDVDGVVISTPAETHFTLAREALLAGKHVYAEKPLTLDEAEARELIALAAEKNLVLMVGHLLQYHPVFVTLKNMVRAGELGRINYIYSNRLNLGKIRREENILWSFAPHDISMILSLAGEFPVNVMATGGNYLHQKIADVTTTHMEFPSGLRAHVFVSWLHPFKEQKLVVVGDQKMAVFDDTKPWKEKLTLYPHTIHWEGNVPVPEKAESSFVEAPEGEPLKAECAHFLSCMAEHKTPLTDGREGLAVLTVLNAAQKSLNNAGCAVSFEKAPEAKPEAAKPDFFVHETALVDKGVTLGKNVKVWHFSHVLSGTVVGDGTNIGQNVVAGPDVTIGNGCKIQNNVSVYKGVTLEDGVFCGPSMVFTNVYNPRAFIRRMEELRPTLVKKGATLGANSTIVCGVTIGSYALVGAGSVVNRDVPDHALVVGNPAKQIGWVCECGVSLDQKGDCSGCGRHYDLGPIKGKSVK, encoded by the coding sequence ATGGCGACACCGGGTGTGGCCGTCATCGGCGCGGGATACTGGGGGAAAAACCTGGTCCGCAACTTCGCAGCCCTTGGGGCCTTGAAGGTGGTATGCGAGAAAAACGAGGCGCTTTCCAAGGGCTTTTCGGAAAAGTATCCCGACGTTTCCATCTGCCTTGCCGTGAACGAGGCCCTTTCAAGGCCCGACGTTGACGGCGTGGTGATTTCAACCCCAGCGGAGACCCACTTCACCCTGGCCCGCGAGGCCCTTCTTGCCGGAAAGCACGTTTACGCCGAAAAGCCCCTCACCCTGGACGAAGCCGAGGCGCGCGAACTCATCGCTCTTGCCGCCGAAAAGAACCTCGTCCTCATGGTGGGGCACCTTCTTCAGTATCACCCGGTTTTCGTGACCTTGAAGAATATGGTCCGGGCTGGCGAGCTTGGGCGCATCAACTACATCTACTCCAACCGCCTTAACCTTGGAAAAATCCGGCGCGAGGAAAACATACTCTGGAGTTTCGCCCCCCACGACATCTCCATGATACTGTCCCTTGCCGGCGAGTTTCCGGTAAACGTAATGGCCACGGGCGGAAACTACCTTCACCAGAAGATAGCGGACGTCACCACCACCCACATGGAGTTTCCCTCCGGCCTTCGCGCCCACGTTTTCGTCTCCTGGCTCCATCCATTTAAAGAGCAGAAGCTCGTGGTGGTGGGCGACCAGAAGATGGCGGTTTTCGACGACACGAAGCCCTGGAAGGAAAAGCTCACCCTCTACCCCCACACCATCCACTGGGAGGGCAACGTCCCGGTTCCCGAAAAGGCCGAGTCGAGCTTCGTGGAAGCTCCCGAAGGCGAGCCCTTGAAGGCCGAGTGCGCGCATTTTCTCTCGTGCATGGCGGAACACAAAACGCCCTTAACCGACGGGCGCGAGGGACTTGCGGTGCTCACGGTTTTGAACGCAGCCCAGAAATCCCTCAACAACGCGGGCTGCGCAGTCTCCTTCGAGAAGGCCCCGGAGGCGAAACCCGAAGCCGCCAAGCCAGATTTCTTCGTCCACGAAACCGCACTGGTGGACAAGGGCGTAACTCTTGGCAAAAACGTGAAGGTCTGGCATTTTTCCCACGTTCTTTCGGGAACGGTTGTTGGGGACGGCACCAACATCGGCCAGAACGTGGTGGCGGGGCCGGACGTCACCATAGGAAACGGCTGCAAAATCCAGAACAACGTGTCGGTTTATAAGGGCGTAACCCTTGAGGACGGCGTGTTCTGCGGCCCCAGCATGGTATTCACCAATGTTTACAACCCCCGCGCCTTCATCCGCCGCATGGAGGAGCTTAGGCCCACCCTGGTGAAAAAGGGCGCGACCCTTGGGGCCAACTCCACCATCGTGTGCGGAGTCACCATAGGCAGCTACGCCCTTGTTGGGGCGGGCAGCGTTGTCAACCGCGATGTGCCTGACCATGCCCTGGTGGTCGGCAACCCTGCTAAACAAATCGGCTGGGTGTGCGAGTGCGGGGTGTCCCTGGATCAAAAGGGCGACTGCTCCGGCTGCGGCAGACACTACGACCTCGGTCCGATCAAGGGCAAAAGCGTCAAATAG
- the wecB gene encoding UDP-N-acetylglucosamine 2-epimerase (non-hydrolyzing), protein MKLMTVIGARPQFVKAAAVSRAIAKHNQSTGEFDGIMEIIVHTGQHFDRNMSDVFFEEMKIPRPDYFLDIHSLSHGAMTGQMLEKIEELILREKPDFVLIYGDTNTTLAGALAAVKLHVPVVHVEAGLRSFNRRMPEEINRVVTDHVANILMCPTRAAVENLVIEGIVDQPFQPGGVRVINSGDVMLDAALFYSRYAPPLEEAVKDEPMIADIADIPFALATVHRADNTDDPERLKGIFAGLAAIGKTTPVVMPLHPRTRAKLKDAGIEPESFYPEIRIIKPLGYLSMLSLLTGCKLVLTDSGGLQKEAFFYKKPCVTLRSETEWVELCELGANLLAGTSCQKIQDAALAMLEKSPDFSSLPYGEGLAADNMVKFLAGLNAPSFFARPDAKDFP, encoded by the coding sequence ATGAAGCTCATGACCGTAATCGGGGCCCGTCCCCAGTTCGTGAAGGCTGCGGCGGTCTCCCGCGCAATCGCCAAGCATAATCAGAGCACCGGAGAATTTGACGGGATAATGGAAATCATCGTTCACACGGGCCAGCATTTCGACCGCAACATGAGCGACGTATTCTTCGAGGAAATGAAAATCCCCCGCCCCGATTACTTTCTGGACATTCATTCCCTTTCCCACGGGGCCATGACCGGCCAGATGCTGGAAAAGATCGAGGAATTGATTTTACGCGAGAAGCCGGATTTCGTACTGATCTACGGGGACACCAACACCACCCTTGCCGGGGCTCTTGCGGCGGTGAAACTCCACGTTCCCGTGGTCCATGTGGAGGCGGGCCTCAGAAGCTTCAACCGCAGAATGCCGGAGGAGATCAACCGGGTGGTTACCGACCACGTTGCGAACATCCTGATGTGTCCCACCCGCGCCGCCGTGGAAAACCTCGTGATAGAGGGAATAGTTGACCAGCCCTTCCAGCCGGGGGGCGTGCGGGTGATAAACAGCGGCGACGTTATGCTGGACGCAGCCCTTTTCTATTCCCGATACGCCCCGCCCCTTGAAGAAGCCGTAAAAGACGAGCCCATGATAGCGGACATCGCCGACATTCCCTTTGCCCTGGCCACGGTTCACAGGGCCGACAACACCGATGATCCGGAAAGGCTTAAGGGAATTTTCGCGGGGCTTGCGGCAATCGGCAAAACAACACCGGTCGTAATGCCTCTTCACCCGCGCACCAGGGCGAAACTCAAGGACGCCGGTATCGAGCCTGAGTCTTTCTACCCGGAAATCCGGATAATCAAGCCTCTTGGGTATCTTTCCATGCTTAGCCTTCTTACGGGCTGCAAGCTGGTGCTTACCGATTCCGGCGGGCTTCAGAAAGAGGCGTTTTTCTACAAAAAGCCATGCGTGACACTCCGCAGTGAAACCGAGTGGGTGGAGCTTTGCGAGTTGGGCGCGAACCTTCTGGCAGGAACCTCCTGCCAAAAAATCCAAGATGCCGCGCTTGCCATGCTGGAAAAATCGCCTGATTTTTCCTCCCTGCCATACGGAGAGGGCCTGGCTGCCGACAACATGGTTAAATTTCTGGCCGGGCTCAATGCCCCGTCTTTTTTCGCAAGGCCCGACGCCAAGGATTTTCCATAA
- a CDS encoding ABC transporter permease, with protein sequence METALNNFSETGGNQSQEVVVTPDRDVLSLGLKELWAFRGLVYFLAARDIKVRYKQTVLGASWAILQPVFTMLVFFVIFSRVAKIPSDNLPYPLFAFCGLVPWTFFANGLNHASQSLVNESNLLKKVYFPRLVVPVSAMLVGSADLVLAFSVLVVMMIWYGAAPSFNAALIVIPLILAFATCLGTGLWLSALNVQFRDIRHVVPFSIQAWMYLTPIAYPASVVPERFRMIYAINPMTSVVEGFRYALLGRGTPFGAETVVSAGMAALLLLSGLLYFRKMEKSFADVV encoded by the coding sequence ATGGAAACGGCCCTGAACAATTTTTCCGAAACAGGCGGAAACCAGTCCCAGGAAGTGGTGGTGACACCCGACCGCGACGTGCTCTCCCTTGGCCTGAAAGAACTCTGGGCGTTTAGGGGGCTGGTCTATTTTCTGGCCGCCCGCGACATAAAGGTTCGCTACAAGCAGACGGTTCTTGGCGCAAGCTGGGCCATTTTGCAGCCGGTATTCACTATGCTGGTTTTTTTCGTGATATTTTCCCGTGTGGCCAAAATCCCTTCCGACAACCTGCCCTACCCTCTTTTCGCCTTCTGCGGGCTGGTTCCCTGGACCTTTTTCGCAAATGGACTGAATCACGCGTCCCAAAGCCTCGTAAACGAGAGCAACCTTTTAAAGAAGGTCTACTTTCCGCGCCTCGTTGTGCCGGTCTCGGCCATGCTGGTGGGAAGCGCCGACCTTGTTCTCGCTTTTTCGGTGCTTGTCGTAATGATGATCTGGTACGGCGCGGCTCCGTCGTTCAACGCGGCCCTGATAGTCATTCCGCTCATCCTGGCCTTCGCCACCTGCCTCGGAACCGGGCTCTGGCTTTCGGCCTTGAATGTACAGTTCCGGGACATACGCCACGTGGTGCCCTTTTCCATCCAGGCCTGGATGTATCTCACACCCATCGCCTACCCTGCAAGTGTGGTGCCGGAGCGGTTCAGGATGATCTATGCCATAAATCCCATGACCAGCGTGGTGGAAGGTTTCCGGTACGCACTTCTTGGGCGGGGTACGCCATTCGGGGCTGAGACAGTCGTATCGGCGGGCATGGCGGCCCTGCTCCTATTATCGGGCCTTCTTTATTTCCGCAAAATGGAAAAAAGTTTCGCGGACGTGGTGTGA
- a CDS encoding ABC transporter ATP-binding protein: protein MTIPYAIKTENLGKRYLIGRAQPTYRTLRDSLAESVKAPFRKATNLLRGRAGGAADLSEILWAARNINLEIAQGDVVGIIGKNGAGKSTLLKLIARITAPTEGTLRLRGRVGCLLEVGTGFHPELTGRENIFLNGVILGMTKAEIAAKFDEIVAFSEVEKFLDTPIKHYSSGMTVRLAFAVAAHLDPEILLVDEVLAVGDVAFQKKCMGKIGSIAKTGRTVIFVSHNMSAIGQLCKRGIWLDKGTVIDDGPAQQVVSRYLSQTLESGGQARWEPGDRPGNGKAEITSVRLLDKGDTPVGEINISEPCTVEIGFTVLKDGARAQFSVVVFDDRGSEIFASLSNSEQNFHGKPLSPGNYVSRCTLYGDLFNNGRYHVTIIGSGLYYGEGFRADHCLSFEALDDGKLRGDYMDMYGGVLRPRFAWITQRI from the coding sequence ATGACTATCCCCTATGCCATAAAAACCGAGAACCTGGGAAAGCGCTACCTCATAGGCCGCGCCCAGCCAACGTACCGCACCCTGCGCGACTCCCTGGCCGAGTCCGTGAAGGCACCCTTTCGCAAAGCCACCAACCTTTTGCGGGGCCGGGCAGGCGGGGCCGCTGATCTTTCTGAAATTCTGTGGGCGGCGCGAAACATCAATCTTGAAATCGCCCAGGGAGACGTTGTCGGCATAATCGGCAAAAACGGAGCCGGAAAGAGCACCCTTTTAAAGCTCATCGCCCGCATCACCGCCCCAACAGAGGGAACCCTGCGCTTGCGGGGCCGGGTGGGCTGCCTTCTGGAAGTTGGCACCGGCTTTCACCCCGAACTGACGGGCCGTGAAAACATATTTCTGAACGGCGTCATCCTGGGTATGACGAAGGCCGAGATAGCCGCCAAGTTTGACGAGATAGTGGCTTTTTCGGAAGTTGAAAAATTCCTGGACACGCCAATAAAGCACTACTCCAGCGGCATGACCGTGCGCCTTGCCTTCGCGGTGGCCGCGCATCTCGACCCGGAAATCCTGCTGGTTGACGAAGTCCTTGCGGTGGGTGACGTGGCTTTCCAGAAAAAATGCATGGGAAAAATCGGCTCCATCGCGAAAACCGGACGCACCGTAATTTTCGTATCCCACAACATGAGCGCCATAGGCCAACTCTGCAAAAGGGGAATCTGGCTGGATAAAGGAACCGTGATCGACGACGGACCCGCCCAGCAGGTGGTTTCCCGCTACCTTTCACAGACCCTCGAAAGCGGCGGGCAGGCGCGCTGGGAGCCGGGCGACCGGCCCGGAAACGGCAAGGCGGAAATAACCTCGGTAAGGCTTCTGGATAAGGGCGATACCCCTGTTGGCGAGATCAACATAAGCGAGCCATGCACGGTTGAAATCGGCTTCACGGTTTTAAAGGACGGGGCCCGCGCCCAGTTTTCGGTTGTGGTGTTCGACGACCGGGGCTCGGAAATCTTCGCGTCATTGAGCAATTCCGAACAAAATTTCCACGGAAAGCCCCTTTCGCCGGGTAACTACGTAAGCCGCTGCACCCTGTACGGGGACCTTTTCAACAACGGGCGCTACCACGTCACCATCATAGGATCGGGCCTCTATTACGGGGAGGGCTTCCGGGCCGACCACTGCCTCTCCTTCGAGGCCCTGGACGACGGCAAGCTCCGGGGCGACTACATGGACATGTACGGCGGGGTCCTTCGTCCTCGCTTTGCCTGGATCACCCAACGGATTTAG
- a CDS encoding acyltransferase, with protein sequence MSGLLNAPYIRKRSDGIDFLRGVFAMWVLISHLVPWAAVVRGRTLENFWEKGLRLLIKIFQNNGELHPAVLGFIVLSGYCIHRNGARSGVPFSIPGYSIRRFFRIWPVYVLAVVVGVACYIGSSNENAAIASSLTATTNIAWPGILSKLTGISVFYAPLHMGSFQGNAPLVTVMVEIWLYVLYALVIVYLRNGGRQKIALGIIAAIFLIALTFVAKQPLLMNWWNNGSLFSFALYWWIGALFVRDNPIPRKFVAGIFTIWLMLTLFFVSGNVGSGVFMGFLTEFRKILLAVLFGILIFRIDHSDHGWYAAGSRVGVAGYSIYALHAPLLIFFLIHGVNYWAVMLFTLGIAYMIFRLYEKPLTELGKRLSTSLNRMENKASQVVVSKASARD encoded by the coding sequence ATGAGTGGCTTGTTAAATGCGCCGTATATTCGGAAAAGATCAGACGGCATAGATTTTCTGCGCGGTGTTTTTGCGATGTGGGTTTTGATTTCTCACCTTGTTCCATGGGCGGCTGTTGTGAGAGGAAGAACCCTTGAAAATTTCTGGGAAAAAGGCCTTCGTTTGCTGATTAAGATTTTCCAAAACAACGGAGAACTTCATCCTGCGGTTTTGGGTTTCATAGTTCTGTCCGGCTACTGCATTCATCGAAACGGGGCGAGAAGCGGTGTGCCATTCAGCATTCCAGGCTATTCCATACGGCGCTTTTTCAGGATATGGCCGGTCTACGTTCTGGCTGTGGTGGTTGGCGTCGCGTGTTACATTGGAAGCTCCAATGAAAATGCCGCAATTGCATCCTCCCTAACAGCTACGACCAATATTGCATGGCCGGGCATTCTATCCAAGCTGACGGGCATTTCGGTTTTTTATGCGCCGCTTCACATGGGCTCATTTCAGGGAAACGCCCCGCTGGTGACCGTGATGGTTGAAATATGGCTCTATGTTTTATACGCTCTCGTAATAGTTTATCTGCGTAATGGGGGGCGTCAGAAAATTGCTCTTGGCATAATTGCGGCAATTTTCCTTATCGCCCTCACATTTGTTGCAAAACAGCCGCTTCTTATGAACTGGTGGAACAACGGCTCGCTTTTCTCTTTTGCGCTATATTGGTGGATAGGCGCTCTGTTTGTCCGCGATAATCCAATTCCGCGAAAATTCGTTGCCGGCATTTTCACAATATGGCTGATGCTTACCCTGTTTTTTGTTTCAGGCAATGTCGGCTCCGGCGTATTCATGGGATTTTTGACTGAATTCAGGAAAATTTTGCTGGCAGTCCTTTTCGGGATATTGATTTTTCGCATAGATCATTCGGATCATGGATGGTATGCCGCAGGAAGCAGAGTGGGGGTTGCCGGATACAGCATTTATGCCTTGCACGCCCCGCTTCTGATCTTTTTTCTGATTCACGGCGTAAATTATTGGGCTGTAATGCTTTTTACCCTTGGAATTGCGTACATGATTTTCCGTTTGTACGAAAAACCACTGACGGAGCTGGGCAAAAGGCTTTCAACCAGTCTTAACCGGATGGAAAACAAGGCGTCCCAGGTTGTCGTTTCAAAAGCGTCAGCAAGGGATTAA